One genomic region from Stackebrandtia nassauensis DSM 44728 encodes:
- a CDS encoding isochorismatase family protein: MARALIIVDVQNDFCEGGSLAVAGGASVAADISAMVAAEPGRWDRIVATRDRHIDPGRHFSTEPDFVDSWPPHCVVGTDGADFHPDLTVSPEAIFDKGAYSAAYSGFEGSAGEDDLAGWLRGHETTAVDIVGIATDHCVRATALDAAREGFDTTVLLDLTAGVAADTVETALTELRAAGVTLAGTPRVG, from the coding sequence ATGGCACGCGCGCTCATCATCGTCGATGTCCAAAACGACTTCTGTGAAGGCGGGTCGCTGGCGGTGGCCGGGGGCGCGAGCGTCGCCGCCGACATCTCCGCCATGGTGGCCGCCGAACCCGGCCGCTGGGACCGGATCGTGGCCACCCGCGACCGGCACATCGACCCGGGACGGCACTTCTCGACCGAACCCGACTTCGTCGACTCCTGGCCGCCGCACTGCGTGGTGGGCACCGATGGCGCCGACTTCCATCCCGACCTGACCGTCTCACCGGAGGCGATCTTCGACAAGGGCGCCTACTCGGCGGCCTACTCCGGTTTCGAGGGCAGCGCGGGGGAGGACGACCTGGCGGGCTGGCTGCGCGGCCACGAGACCACCGCGGTCGACATCGTCGGCATCGCCACCGACCACTGTGTCCGGGCCACCGCCCTGGACGCGGCCCGCGAGGGCTTCGACACCACCGTCCTGCTCGACCTGACCGCCGGGGTCGCCGCCGACACCGTCGAGACGGCGCTGACCGAACTGCGCGCCGCCGGAGTGACCCTCGCCGGTACCCCGCGCGTGGGCTAG
- the ctaD gene encoding cytochrome c oxidase subunit I, whose protein sequence is MTAVEPKPIVARPWPVRREPKGSWLARTLRTTDAKQIGLMYFVTSFAFFGIGGIMALLMRAELARPGMQFLSVDQFNQLFTMHGTIMLLMFATPILFAFANYIVPLQIGAPDVSFPRLNAFAYWLYLFGSTLVVAGFLTPGGAADFGWFAYQPLSDVVNSPGVGADMWFVGLTISGLGTILGAVNMITTILTLRAPGMTMFRMPIFTWNILITSLLVLMVFPILAAALLGVMADRTLGAHVFDSETGGAMLWQHLFWFFGHPEVYIVALPFFGIVSEVIPVFSRKPIFGYKTLVGATLSIAALSMAVWAHHMFATGQVLLPFFSFMTFLIAVPTGIKFFDWIGTMWRGQLTFESPMLFSIGFLTTFLFGGLSGVLLASPPIDFHVSDTYFVVAHFHYVLFGTIVFAVYAGVYFWFPKVTGRMYDERLGKLHFWLTFIGFHTTFLVQHWLGNEGFPRRYADYQVGDGFTTLNTISTIGAFILGLSTLPFLWNLFKSYKAGRVVKTEDPWGYGASLEWATSCPPPLRNFDRLPRIRSERPAFDAKFGDILKEREMVSAGAAPSSDKAVESGKDD, encoded by the coding sequence GTGACAGCGGTTGAGCCGAAGCCGATCGTCGCGCGCCCGTGGCCGGTACGCCGGGAACCCAAGGGTTCGTGGCTTGCCCGCACACTGCGCACGACAGACGCCAAGCAGATCGGCTTGATGTACTTCGTGACGTCATTCGCGTTCTTCGGTATCGGCGGCATCATGGCCCTGCTGATGCGCGCCGAGCTGGCGCGTCCGGGAATGCAGTTCCTGTCGGTGGACCAGTTCAACCAGCTGTTCACCATGCACGGCACCATCATGCTGCTGATGTTCGCGACGCCGATCCTGTTCGCGTTCGCCAACTACATCGTGCCGCTGCAGATCGGCGCGCCGGACGTGTCGTTCCCGCGCCTCAACGCCTTCGCGTACTGGCTGTACCTGTTCGGCTCCACCCTGGTGGTCGCGGGATTCCTGACCCCCGGTGGCGCCGCCGACTTCGGCTGGTTCGCCTACCAGCCGCTGTCCGATGTGGTGAACTCCCCGGGTGTGGGCGCCGACATGTGGTTCGTCGGCCTGACCATCTCGGGTCTGGGCACCATCCTGGGCGCGGTCAACATGATCACCACCATCCTGACGCTGCGGGCGCCGGGCATGACCATGTTCCGGATGCCGATCTTCACCTGGAACATCCTCATCACCTCGCTGCTGGTGCTGATGGTCTTCCCGATCCTGGCCGCCGCGCTGTTGGGCGTCATGGCCGACCGCACCCTCGGCGCGCACGTCTTCGACTCCGAGACCGGTGGCGCCATGCTGTGGCAGCACCTGTTCTGGTTCTTCGGCCACCCCGAGGTGTACATCGTCGCGTTGCCGTTCTTCGGCATCGTGTCCGAGGTCATCCCGGTGTTCAGCCGCAAACCGATCTTCGGCTACAAGACCCTGGTCGGCGCGACCCTGTCGATCGCCGCGCTGTCGATGGCCGTGTGGGCGCACCACATGTTCGCCACCGGGCAGGTCCTGCTGCCGTTCTTCTCGTTCATGACCTTCCTCATCGCCGTCCCGACCGGTATCAAGTTCTTCGACTGGATCGGCACCATGTGGCGGGGCCAATTGACGTTCGAGTCGCCGATGCTGTTCTCGATCGGCTTCCTCACCACGTTCCTGTTCGGCGGACTGTCGGGTGTGCTGCTGGCCAGCCCGCCCATCGACTTCCACGTGTCCGACACGTACTTCGTGGTCGCGCACTTCCACTACGTCCTGTTCGGAACGATCGTGTTCGCCGTGTACGCCGGGGTTTACTTCTGGTTCCCGAAGGTGACCGGGCGAATGTACGACGAACGACTGGGCAAGCTGCATTTCTGGTTGACGTTCATCGGCTTCCACACGACGTTCCTGGTGCAGCACTGGCTCGGCAACGAGGGCTTCCCGCGCCGTTACGCCGACTACCAGGTCGGCGACGGGTTCACGACGCTCAACACGATCTCCACGATCGGCGCGTTCATCCTGGGCCTGTCGACGCTGCCGTTCCTGTGGAACCTGTTCAAGTCCTACAAGGCCGGACGGGTCGTCAAGACCGAGGACCCGTGGGGCTACGGCGCCTCGCTGGAGTGGGCCACCAGCTGCCCGCCGCCGCTGCGCAACTTCGACCGGCTGCCGCGCATCCGCAGTGAGCGCCCGGCCTTCGACGCGAAGTTCGGCGACATCCTCAAGGAGCGCGAGATGGTGTCGGCCGGTGCCGCGCCGTCGTCCGACAAGGCCGTCGAGTCCGGCAAGGACGACTGA
- a CDS encoding sensor histidine kinase: MAKGEAPKRRVDSVRQRRAVSVRLRLMLPIVIAIAGMLTLGTIQVVQALRADADAGRAQALSDMASISAKLLHRGQDEVAATIASHETDGASFDSEYAARVRDTDKFIEQFRKQADVIRELVPELRATLFTAEGAIDQVKGLDPDKTDGAREYLKAFAKDKDVKLNAPDTDTGLQLYRSIADRILDVADALHRHIDDKDLAAQSRAVAALAGAKQAAGNQRFLVHNALVTAEEKTGRTDGTVKISDEDTAQLALDLGVETQRLGEFYRAAGAVAKGQYAKELIGWPSIQKVERATTNLLNGDEAGISSSEWDGAQNDRFAQLHKVETALSDHLQKSAQALANDSWVSALVTGGAVLALSVLTFIAAMTLAIRISRRLRRLRRDALAVAEDTLPSAVSEMTQARSERQVNDAVTSAELTVKEDNRGPNDEVGAVSQAFSVVHEQALRLAADQAMLRLDVAAMMIALSRRGQSLVQRQLHMLDEFSSVERDPDGIHRLRALNHLASRMRRNEENLLLLAGGDPGRRHNSATPVATVVNEAAAEIEDSARVVVEDAARASIVAGAVGDVVHLLAELLENAALFSPPNTKVRVATRRNVREVVISVNDEGIGLEDAQVAEINARLAEPSGLTSSLAGTMGLLVVARLASRHGIDVQLHSTAGKGTLAVVRLPESLIAAGSGGNDRSDSGRSVFDFSTPSIAAPGAAPVGARPEPLQISNRPAQLPVTGTGDHSALSDTGDIIVPRPRKPTQHIPAAPVSAAPVSATPITPAQMSAPPMQAAWFRPATGSGDFPTLAPGSLKWQAGAGDVAYDQARQAIEAAPKPAPSIDGALPRRSPGAGLLPGSVDVPTPAPAPTSQADADGIDPDEIRTRLSGFAGGIAAASDTSSTTDIRRPSGDS, encoded by the coding sequence ATGGCAAAAGGTGAGGCACCCAAGCGCCGGGTCGACTCAGTGCGTCAGCGCCGAGCGGTCTCGGTGCGGTTGCGACTGATGCTGCCCATCGTCATCGCGATCGCCGGCATGCTGACCTTGGGCACGATACAGGTGGTTCAGGCGCTGCGAGCCGACGCCGACGCGGGGCGTGCCCAGGCCCTGTCCGACATGGCCAGTATTTCCGCGAAACTGCTGCACCGCGGCCAGGACGAGGTCGCCGCCACCATCGCCAGCCACGAGACCGACGGGGCCTCCTTCGACAGCGAGTACGCCGCCCGGGTCAGGGACACCGACAAGTTCATCGAGCAGTTCCGCAAACAGGCCGACGTGATCCGCGAGTTGGTGCCGGAGCTTCGGGCCACCCTGTTCACCGCCGAAGGCGCCATCGACCAGGTCAAGGGCCTCGACCCCGACAAGACCGACGGTGCCCGCGAGTACCTCAAGGCCTTCGCCAAGGACAAGGACGTCAAGCTCAACGCGCCCGACACCGACACCGGCCTGCAGCTGTACCGTTCCATCGCCGACCGCATCCTCGACGTCGCCGACGCGCTGCACCGCCACATCGACGACAAGGACCTCGCCGCCCAGTCCCGGGCCGTGGCCGCGTTGGCCGGGGCCAAACAGGCCGCCGGAAACCAGCGGTTCCTGGTCCACAACGCGCTGGTCACCGCCGAGGAGAAGACCGGCCGCACCGACGGCACCGTCAAGATCAGCGACGAGGACACCGCCCAGCTGGCCCTGGACCTCGGTGTCGAGACGCAGCGACTGGGTGAGTTCTACCGGGCCGCCGGAGCCGTGGCCAAGGGCCAGTACGCCAAGGAACTCATCGGCTGGCCCTCGATCCAGAAGGTCGAACGGGCCACCACCAACCTTCTCAACGGCGACGAGGCCGGTATCTCGTCCAGCGAATGGGACGGCGCGCAGAACGACCGGTTCGCGCAGCTGCACAAGGTCGAGACCGCGCTGAGCGACCACCTGCAGAAGTCCGCCCAGGCACTGGCGAACGACTCGTGGGTCTCGGCGCTGGTCACCGGTGGCGCGGTGCTGGCGCTGTCGGTGCTGACCTTCATCGCGGCCATGACGCTGGCGATCCGGATCAGCCGCCGCTTGCGTCGCCTGCGCCGCGACGCCCTTGCCGTCGCCGAGGACACGCTGCCCTCGGCGGTGTCGGAGATGACCCAGGCCCGCAGCGAACGGCAGGTCAACGACGCGGTCACCTCGGCCGAGCTCACGGTGAAAGAGGACAACCGCGGTCCCAACGACGAGGTCGGCGCCGTGTCGCAGGCCTTCAGCGTCGTCCACGAACAGGCGCTGCGACTGGCCGCCGACCAGGCGATGCTGCGGCTCGACGTGGCCGCCATGATGATCGCGCTGTCGCGGCGCGGTCAGTCGCTGGTGCAGCGGCAGCTGCACATGCTCGACGAGTTCTCCAGTGTGGAGCGTGACCCGGACGGCATCCACCGGCTGCGCGCCCTCAACCACCTGGCCTCCCGGATGCGCCGCAACGAGGAGAACCTGCTGCTGTTGGCCGGGGGCGACCCGGGCCGCCGCCACAACTCCGCCACCCCGGTGGCCACCGTCGTCAACGAGGCTGCCGCCGAGATCGAGGACTCCGCGCGCGTCGTGGTGGAGGACGCCGCCCGCGCCTCCATCGTGGCCGGAGCCGTCGGCGACGTGGTGCACCTGCTGGCCGAGCTGCTGGAGAACGCGGCACTGTTCTCCCCGCCCAACACCAAGGTGCGGGTCGCGACCCGGCGCAACGTCCGCGAGGTCGTCATCAGCGTCAACGACGAGGGCATCGGCCTGGAGGACGCGCAGGTCGCCGAGATCAACGCGCGACTGGCCGAACCCTCGGGCCTGACCTCGTCACTGGCCGGGACCATGGGTCTGCTCGTGGTCGCCCGGCTGGCGTCGCGGCACGGCATCGACGTGCAGCTGCACTCCACCGCGGGCAAGGGAACCCTCGCCGTGGTCCGGCTGCCGGAGAGCCTGATCGCCGCGGGCTCCGGCGGGAACGACCGGAGCGACAGCGGCCGTTCGGTCTTCGACTTCAGCACCCCCTCGATCGCGGCACCCGGCGCGGCACCGGTGGGCGCGCGGCCCGAACCGCTGCAGATCTCCAACCGGCCCGCGCAACTGCCCGTCACCGGAACCGGCGACCACTCGGCGCTGTCCGACACCGGTGACATCATCGTGCCGCGCCCGCGCAAACCCACCCAGCACATTCCGGCGGCACCGGTCTCGGCCGCGCCCGTCTCGGCCACCCCGATCACCCCGGCCCAGATGTCGGCACCGCCGATGCAGGCCGCCTGGTTCCGGCCCGCCACCGGATCCGGAGACTTCCCGACCCTCGCGCCCGGCTCGCTGAAATGGCAGGCCGGAGCGGGAGACGTCGCGTACGACCAAGCCCGCCAAGCGATAGAGGCGGCACCAAAACCGGCACCATCAATCGACGGCGCGCTACCGCGCCGCAGCCCGGGAGCCGGTCTGCTCCCGGGTTCCGTGGATGTTCCGACCCCGGCACCGGCACCCACCAGCCAGGCGGATGCGGACGGCATCGACCCGGATGAGATCCGTACCCGTTTGTCAGGCTTCGCAGGCGGCATCGCGGCCGCCAGCGACACGTCTTCGACAACGGATATTCGCCGCCCGTCTGGCGACAGCTGA
- a CDS encoding TrkH family potassium uptake protein, with amino-acid sequence MAIRSGVSSSLVLPKLRHPARLVPLSFLAVILVGTVLLALPVSRQGADAAPLLTAAFTAVSAVCVTGLVTVDTGTYWSGFGEVVITVLIQVGGFGIMTMASLLGLLVAGRLRLRRKLVAQAETKSLGLGDVRKVVVRVALITLSVETVVAVILAARYHFGYGYELGRAAWHGVFHSVAAFNNAGFGLERDNLESFVADPVITIPIAVAVIIGGLGFPVVVELIRKTYRPASWSTHTKLTVLATVVLLLAGFVAYLAIEWNNAKTLGPLGLGDKLLAAFFSGVQPRTAGFNSLPMADLRPETWAVTDILMFIGGGSAGTAGGVKVTTFFLLAFVIWAEVRGEPDVSVFGRTIPHSTQRQALTVALLGVGAVGLGTLLILMTDGHPLDQLVFEAISAFGTVGLSTGITADLSATAQIIIMFLMYTGRVGTVAVATALALRVRHRRFRYPEERPIVG; translated from the coding sequence ATGGCCATACGAAGTGGAGTATCTTCGTCGCTCGTGCTTCCCAAACTGCGACATCCGGCGCGACTGGTGCCGTTGTCGTTCCTGGCCGTGATCCTCGTCGGGACCGTGCTGCTGGCGCTGCCGGTCTCCCGGCAGGGCGCCGACGCCGCCCCGCTGCTGACGGCGGCGTTCACCGCCGTGTCCGCCGTGTGCGTGACCGGCCTGGTCACCGTGGACACCGGCACCTACTGGTCCGGGTTCGGGGAAGTCGTCATCACCGTGCTGATCCAGGTGGGCGGTTTCGGCATCATGACGATGGCCTCGCTGCTGGGCCTGCTCGTCGCCGGGCGACTGCGGCTGCGCCGCAAACTGGTGGCACAGGCCGAGACCAAGAGCCTCGGCCTCGGTGACGTCCGCAAGGTCGTGGTGCGGGTCGCCCTCATCACCCTCAGCGTCGAGACGGTCGTGGCCGTCATCCTGGCCGCCCGCTACCACTTCGGCTACGGCTACGAACTCGGCCGGGCCGCCTGGCACGGCGTCTTCCATTCGGTGGCGGCGTTCAACAACGCCGGATTCGGGCTGGAACGCGACAACCTGGAGAGCTTCGTCGCCGACCCGGTCATCACGATCCCGATCGCCGTGGCCGTCATCATCGGCGGTCTCGGCTTCCCGGTCGTCGTCGAGCTGATCCGCAAGACCTACCGGCCCGCCAGCTGGTCCACCCACACGAAACTGACGGTGCTGGCCACCGTCGTGCTGCTGCTGGCCGGTTTCGTCGCCTACCTGGCCATCGAATGGAACAACGCCAAGACGCTGGGGCCACTCGGGCTGGGGGACAAGCTGCTGGCCGCGTTCTTCTCCGGCGTCCAACCGCGCACCGCCGGGTTCAACTCGCTGCCGATGGCCGACCTGCGCCCCGAGACCTGGGCCGTCACCGACATCCTCATGTTCATCGGCGGCGGCTCGGCCGGAACCGCGGGCGGCGTCAAGGTGACAACCTTCTTCCTGCTGGCCTTCGTCATCTGGGCCGAGGTGCGCGGCGAACCCGACGTGTCGGTCTTCGGACGCACCATCCCGCATAGCACCCAACGCCAGGCCCTGACCGTCGCGCTGCTGGGAGTCGGTGCCGTCGGCCTCGGGACGCTGCTGATACTCATGACCGACGGTCATCCGCTCGACCAGCTGGTCTTCGAGGCGATCTCGGCGTTCGGCACCGTCGGCCTGTCCACCGGGATCACCGCCGATCTGTCCGCGACGGCACAGATCATCATTATGTTCCTGATGTACACCGGACGCGTCGGCACCGTCGCCGTGGCCACCGCCCTGGCACTGCGGGTACGGCACCGCCGGTTCCGTTACCCCGAAGAACGTCCCATCGTCGGATAG
- a CDS encoding phosphotransferase family protein — MYGVDASEQPQRMPHGYCNDTVHHDDAVIKRFTGPDAAARASTEVRALRAAFPTVPVPQVKAASDAEITCEFVPGVHGQDLIGPDTAARLLAECGRVLATIHAVPVAAVQAEPHPAGVLIHGDFGPQNMLFDKETLTVAAVLDWEWAHIGQPLEDLAWCEWIVRSHHADCVDALPHLYHGYGAPMPPWPRRQAAMLGKCRAMRQFGARRQDGSATVWQRRTAITQAWRE, encoded by the coding sequence ATGTACGGCGTGGACGCTAGCGAACAGCCCCAACGAATGCCGCATGGATACTGCAACGACACCGTTCACCACGACGACGCGGTGATCAAACGGTTCACCGGCCCCGACGCCGCCGCCCGAGCATCCACTGAGGTCCGTGCCCTGCGGGCGGCGTTTCCGACCGTGCCGGTGCCGCAGGTCAAGGCGGCCTCGGACGCCGAGATCACCTGCGAGTTCGTGCCCGGGGTCCACGGCCAGGACCTCATCGGGCCCGACACCGCCGCGCGGCTGCTGGCCGAGTGCGGCCGGGTGCTGGCCACGATCCACGCCGTCCCGGTCGCGGCGGTGCAGGCCGAACCGCACCCGGCGGGTGTCCTGATCCACGGCGACTTCGGGCCGCAGAACATGCTGTTCGACAAGGAGACGCTGACGGTGGCGGCCGTCCTGGACTGGGAGTGGGCCCATATCGGGCAGCCCCTTGAGGACCTGGCGTGGTGCGAGTGGATCGTGCGCAGCCATCACGCCGACTGTGTGGACGCGTTGCCGCACCTGTACCACGGTTACGGTGCGCCGATGCCGCCGTGGCCGCGCCGTCAGGCCGCGATGCTGGGCAAATGCCGTGCCATGCGGCAGTTCGGGGCGCGGCGGCAGGACGGTTCGGCGACGGTGTGGCAGCGACGCACCGCGATCACGCAGGCGTGGCGGGAATAA
- a CDS encoding potassium channel family protein, giving the protein MASKRKTTDGDSVAVIGLGRFGGAVAESLVRLGHEVLAIDERPEVVQRWSDTLTHVVQADSTDATVLEQLGIGEFNRVVVGIGTDIEASVLTVLAVEEAGVGEIWAKAITAKHGRILHRVGAHHVVYPEAAMGERVAHLVTGKMIDFMEFDESFAIVKTRAPGEAVGKTLGEVGLRTKHGVTVVGVKHLDGEIEFAHPGTEVHEGDLLIVSGPTLKVEQFASLT; this is encoded by the coding sequence GTGGCATCCAAACGCAAGACGACCGACGGCGACAGCGTCGCGGTGATCGGACTGGGACGCTTCGGCGGCGCGGTCGCCGAATCGCTGGTGCGGCTCGGCCACGAGGTGCTGGCCATCGACGAGCGCCCCGAGGTCGTGCAGCGCTGGTCCGACACCCTCACCCACGTCGTGCAGGCCGACTCCACCGACGCCACCGTGCTGGAACAGCTGGGCATCGGCGAGTTCAACCGGGTCGTGGTCGGCATCGGCACCGACATCGAGGCCAGCGTCCTGACCGTGCTGGCCGTCGAGGAGGCCGGGGTCGGCGAGATCTGGGCCAAGGCGATCACCGCCAAACACGGCCGCATCCTGCACCGGGTGGGCGCCCACCACGTCGTCTACCCCGAGGCCGCGATGGGGGAGCGGGTCGCGCACCTGGTCACCGGCAAGATGATCGACTTCATGGAGTTCGACGAGTCCTTCGCCATCGTCAAGACCCGGGCGCCCGGCGAGGCCGTCGGCAAGACCCTCGGCGAGGTCGGCCTGCGCACCAAACACGGCGTCACCGTGGTGGGCGTCAAGCACCTGGACGGCGAGATCGAGTTCGCCCACCCCGGCACCGAGGTTCACGAGGGAGACCTACTCATCGTCTCCGGCCCGACACTTAAGGTGGAGCAGTTCGCGTCCTTGACGTGA
- a CDS encoding tetratricopeptide repeat protein has translation MTAPTHDHAAALLAAPDSTAAELLAAARDLRDAFVRGDHLIGLLPGDASDTLVAALERAGDGGEVEAWVELGRLLVYGAAPHAPYPPRDIDAAIDAFRRADAAGSRDGALGWIRVAYFTRDAERAQAAAARLDRLVAEVPDDGEVLLFKGYLTHQGYGYEHDPAAGAAWHRKAADLGNAAAAFELSVLHTTGDGLPVDETEARRWTHRAAELGSARAMANLGSMYATASGVALDGRAALDWYVKAAEAGHETAAFKAGVMCLIGDAGLPVDTKRAAELFELAEESDIDVDEELEFMGLSRP, from the coding sequence ATGACAGCCCCCACCCATGATCACGCGGCCGCCTTGCTGGCCGCTCCCGACAGCACCGCCGCCGAGCTGTTGGCGGCGGCACGGGACCTGCGGGACGCGTTCGTCCGCGGCGACCACCTCATCGGGCTGCTGCCCGGCGACGCCTCCGACACCCTGGTCGCCGCGCTGGAGCGGGCCGGGGACGGCGGCGAGGTCGAAGCGTGGGTGGAGCTGGGACGGCTGCTCGTCTACGGCGCCGCCCCGCACGCTCCCTATCCGCCGCGCGACATCGACGCCGCGATCGACGCCTTTCGACGCGCCGACGCCGCCGGTTCCCGGGACGGCGCCCTCGGCTGGATCCGGGTCGCGTACTTCACCCGCGACGCCGAGCGGGCCCAGGCAGCCGCCGCCCGGCTGGACCGGCTGGTCGCCGAGGTGCCCGACGACGGCGAAGTGTTGCTGTTCAAGGGTTACCTGACGCACCAGGGTTACGGGTACGAGCACGACCCCGCCGCCGGAGCCGCGTGGCATCGTAAGGCCGCCGACCTCGGCAACGCCGCCGCCGCCTTCGAACTGAGCGTCCTGCACACCACCGGCGACGGCCTGCCCGTCGACGAGACCGAGGCCCGCCGCTGGACCCACCGCGCCGCCGAGTTGGGCAGCGCCCGCGCCATGGCCAACCTGGGTTCGATGTACGCCACCGCTTCCGGCGTCGCACTCGACGGCCGCGCCGCACTGGACTGGTACGTCAAGGCCGCCGAGGCCGGGCACGAGACGGCCGCGTTCAAGGCCGGGGTGATGTGCCTGATCGGGGACGCCGGGCTGCCGGTCGACACCAAACGCGCCGCCGAACTGTTCGAGCTGGCCGAGGAGTCCGACATCGACGTCGACGAGGAGCTGGAGTTCATGGGGCTGTCCCGGCCCTGA
- a CDS encoding nicotinate phosphoribosyltransferase, whose amino-acid sequence MPNSAQSSQPVSLMTDHYEFTMVSAALSDGTAERPCVFEVFARRLPTGRRYGVVAGIGRLAELLPGFRFSEADVEFLRSNGVVDEATARWLADYRFGGDIDCYNEGELFFPGSPILTVSGTFAECVLLETLILSVLNHDCAIAAGAARMVTAARGRPLIEMGSRRTHEDAAMASARAAYLAGFTTTSNLAAGRRYGIPTAGTSAHAFTLLHNDEQAAFASQVAKLGVDTTLLVDTYDITQGIRNAVAAAGTRLWAIRIDSGDLDVMAHHSRQLLDSLGATDTKIVVSGDLDEYAIAALAAAPVDIYGAGTAVVTGSGAPTANLVYKLVEVDGSPVVKRSENKATVGGRKTAVRRHKPTGTVVEEVVVSQGTPEPQPGDRPLQRALVRGGELVADLPGLDDSRELLRQGLIAIPWEGLKLSPGDPSVPVVMLS is encoded by the coding sequence ATGCCGAACAGTGCCCAGTCGTCTCAGCCCGTCTCGCTCATGACGGATCACTACGAGTTCACCATGGTCTCGGCGGCCCTGAGCGACGGTACCGCTGAGCGGCCCTGTGTGTTCGAGGTGTTCGCCCGTCGGTTGCCCACCGGGCGGCGGTATGGGGTGGTGGCCGGGATCGGGCGGTTGGCCGAGTTGTTGCCGGGGTTCCGGTTCAGTGAGGCCGACGTGGAGTTCCTGCGGTCGAACGGGGTGGTCGACGAGGCGACGGCGCGGTGGTTGGCCGACTATCGGTTCGGGGGCGACATTGACTGTTACAACGAGGGGGAGCTGTTCTTTCCCGGGTCGCCGATCTTGACGGTGTCGGGGACCTTCGCCGAGTGCGTGCTGTTGGAGACGCTGATCCTGTCGGTGCTCAACCACGATTGCGCGATCGCGGCGGGGGCGGCTCGGATGGTGACGGCGGCGCGGGGGCGGCCGTTGATCGAGATGGGTTCGCGGCGTACTCATGAGGACGCCGCGATGGCTTCGGCGCGGGCCGCGTACTTGGCGGGGTTCACCACGACGTCGAACCTGGCGGCGGGAAGGCGGTACGGGATTCCGACCGCGGGTACTTCGGCGCACGCGTTCACGTTGCTGCACAACGACGAGCAGGCCGCGTTCGCGTCGCAGGTGGCGAAGTTGGGTGTGGACACGACGCTGTTGGTCGACACCTATGACATCACCCAGGGCATCCGCAACGCGGTGGCCGCCGCCGGGACCCGGTTGTGGGCGATTCGCATCGACTCCGGGGACCTGGACGTGATGGCCCACCATTCCCGGCAGTTGCTGGACTCGTTGGGCGCCACCGATACCAAGATCGTGGTGTCGGGTGATCTGGACGAGTACGCGATCGCGGCGCTGGCCGCGGCCCCGGTGGACATCTACGGGGCGGGGACGGCGGTGGTGACCGGTTCGGGGGCGCCGACCGCGAACCTCGTGTACAAGCTGGTCGAAGTGGACGGTTCGCCGGTGGTGAAGCGGTCCGAGAACAAGGCGACCGTCGGTGGCCGCAAGACCGCCGTGCGGCGGCACAAGCCCACCGGGACGGTCGTGGAGGAGGTCGTGGTGTCCCAGGGGACCCCCGAACCGCAGCCGGGTGATCGGCCGCTACAGCGGGCGCTGGTGCGCGGTGGGGAGCTGGTCGCCGATCTGCCGGGGCTCGACGACTCCCGGGAACTGTTGCGGCAGGGGCTGATCGCGATTCCGTGGGAGGGCCTGAAGCTGTCGCCCGGTGACCCCAGTGTTCCGGTCGTGATGCTGAGCTAG
- a CDS encoding roadblock/LC7 domain-containing protein, with the protein MTTTQQTGHIGELDWLLTSFVQKTPDVAHALTVSVDGLALAVSAGLPTDRADQLAAITSGLASLTTGAAKVLTAGRVRQSVVDMDEGVLLLMAVGDRAQVAVLAKAGCDLGLVGYETALLVKRVAAALEPAARGAKGGR; encoded by the coding sequence ATGACCACAACTCAGCAGACCGGCCATATCGGAGAACTGGACTGGTTGTTGACTTCGTTCGTCCAAAAGACCCCGGACGTCGCCCACGCCCTGACGGTCTCCGTTGACGGCCTGGCCCTGGCCGTGTCGGCGGGACTGCCCACCGATCGCGCCGACCAGCTCGCCGCCATCACCAGCGGACTCGCCTCCCTCACCACGGGAGCCGCCAAGGTGCTGACGGCCGGGCGGGTGCGCCAGTCCGTCGTCGACATGGACGAAGGTGTGCTTCTGCTCATGGCCGTCGGTGACCGTGCCCAGGTCGCCGTGCTGGCCAAGGCCGGATGCGACCTCGGTCTGGTCGGCTATGAGACCGCGCTGCTGGTCAAACGGGTGGCCGCGGCACTGGAACCCGCCGCGCGGGGGGCCAAGGGGGGCCGCTGA